The proteins below are encoded in one region of Tursiops truncatus isolate mTurTru1 chromosome 12, mTurTru1.mat.Y, whole genome shotgun sequence:
- the LOC101335342 gene encoding LOW QUALITY PROTEIN: coiled-coil domain-containing protein 86 (The sequence of the model RefSeq protein was modified relative to this genomic sequence to represent the inferred CDS: substituted 1 base at 1 genomic stop codon) yields MDTPQRRSRRLEGLKPESPENPTSVLRAKRALVELESNPEEKREPGSPRRVRPAGLGSPRHQPETSPRSPSLRDGAGLGSPRKRPEPGPGSPLRQRDPGLESPPKTAGIESXIPPKPRGEWPKFSQYQEEADSEVPKSKEETPAGSPRHQLQPGPGHQSPTRVPSPLSRCRTDTPEPGSPRDPREPSKPPPAGQPETDGLGPEKREGSSAQTPASKTPKEEDVPKVPKGKPRSGRVRKDRSKKNVSQMVQDKPLRTSWQRKMQDRQETELAKDLARHLGEENPKRRPENERKAEIVQATCYPARRRRAKKQQLRSAEKRDTDPAAEAPSSGWLRTSVANRRVTHGSPRAAGHTPLLTQDSNSVPPKQGLHRDGALSLPEGAQRPRGSLGPGRDWSEEGQLAPLQVPSNLEE; encoded by the coding sequence ATGGATACACCACAGAGGCGCAGCCGGCGGCTGGAAGGCCTAAAGCCTGAGTCCCCCGAGAACCCTACCTCAGTTCTGCGGGCCAAACGGGCCCTTGTGGAGCTCGAGTCGAAcccagaagaaaagagggagcCCGGGTCTCCTCGGAGGGTGCGGCCAGCCGGCCTGGGATCTCCCAGACATCAGCCGGAGACAAGCCCGAGATCACCCAGTCTACGGGACGGGGCAGGCTTGGGGTCCCCCAGAAAGCGGCCAGAGCCTGGCCCAGGGTCCCCCCTACGTCAGCGAGACCCAGGCCTGGAGTCGCCCCCAAAGACAGCCGGAATCGAGTCCTGAATCCCTCCGAAGCCAAGAGGGGAGTGGCCGAAGTTTTCCCAGTACCAAGAAGAAGCGGACTCGGAGGTGCCCAAGAGCAAGGAGGAGACCCCCGCGGGGTCCCCCCGACATCAGCTACAGCCGGGCCCGGGTCACCAGAGCCCTACGCGGGTCCCGAGCCCGCTCAGCCGCTGCAGGACTGACACCCCAGAGCCCGGCTCCCCCCGGGATCCCCGTGAGCCGAGCAAGCCACCGCCGGCCGGGCAGCCGGAGACAGACGGCCTCGGGCCAGAGAAGCGAGAAGGGTCTTCAGCCCAGACCCCAGCGTCCAAGACACCGAAGGAGGAGGACGTCCCTAAAGTCCCGAAGGGGAAGCCCAGGTCCGGGCGGGTGCGGAAGGACCGCTCAAAGAAGAACGTCTCCCAGATGGTCCAGGACAAGCCCCTGCGCACATCCTGGCAGCGGAAGATGCAAGACCGGCAGGAGACAGAGCTGGCCAAGGACTTGGCCCGGCACCTGGGGGAGGAGAACCCGAAACGCCGCCCGGAGAACGAGCGGAAGGCGGAGATCGTCCAAGCGACCTGTTACCCCGCCAGGCGCAGGCGGGCGAAGAAGCAGCAGCTGCGCTCCGCGGAGAAGCGGGACACTGACCCAGCTGCAGAAGCTCCGAGCTCGGGATGGCTGAGGACTTCTGTGGCCAACCGCCGTGTCACACACGGCAGCCCTCGGGCCGCTGGCCACACGCCTCTGCTGACCCAGGACTCCAACTCCGTGCCTCCCAAACAGGGGCTCCACCGAGACGGGGCTCTGAGCCTTCCAGAGGGCGCACAGAGACCCAGAGGTAGCCTGGGACCTGGCAGAGACTGGAGCGAGGAGGGTCAGCTCGCCCCTCTCCAAGTGCCTTCAAACCTCGAAGAGTAA